The genomic region GATCCTTCGAGTTGAGGTGATCCTCCATCATTGTCTTCCACAATGAATAATTTATTGCCGTCAATTTGACCATCGTTCCAGAATAATTTTTCGCCATGATCTCCTCCACGATCTTTACTTCACAAGCTAGTCTCTGATATCGAATAAATGCCTTCCCCGAACTTAGTTACGATAAGCAAGTTTCTGATATTGAAGATCCACCTAAGTGGCGATTATAGAGCATACACAACTTAACCAATCGATCACTAAGTTACATTGAGTCTTGCAGTGGAATTATAGCAAAGATTGGAGCGAACAGACAAAAAAATGTAAGCCCGAATAATgcaagtaataataaaaataaagaagaCACAATATTTAACGTGGTTCACTCTCAAACTAGGACTACGTCCACGGACAGGGCCAGGCTAGAAAAATCACTAGTAAAAAAAGTGTACAATCTTATTTTCTACTATCTACTCTTTCATTGGAGTATCGTAATTAGCTATCTAATTACGGAACATATTTTATGCCTCACTCACTCTTTTTCTCTCAGTATTACAAAGAAACCACTCTCTAGCTTCTTTCTCTTTGTCCTCAATTGTGTTGTGTGTGTTTCAAGACTGAAACTCCATGCCTATTTATAGCATGTCTCTCGTGTGTAAAACTAGCTCCTTGAATCCATGGCTAATAAATTAGCCAACCACCATGTCAAATCATGAAGAAAAATTACACCATGCATTCTTCCATTTCAAGTGTTGCGGCTGCATAGTCTTTCACCAAGGTAATTTTTCTTTTCCCATCTTCATCGTCTCTACACCGTCCTAAACTAATAGCctcaaattatcatttttatttgacTTTTCTTTGCTATTAGGGACTGCACACTCATCATTTTTTTCTGTAACTTGAGGGGGTTACGCTTTTAATGCAAACGGGCGTTTTAATGCAAAGGGTTTTGATTCATGTACTTGTCTTAGATTTATATCTCGTTATTATTTGTAGTCTTTTTCACTAACTTGAGGGGGTAACATGTTTTAATGTAAAGGGTTTTGATTCATATGCTTGTCTTAGATTTAGACCTAATTTATTTcggtttttatgtatatatataagaagtaGGAATATTGGAATGCAAATTGTTTTATCAGTGAAATGAGGATCAACAAGTGATATATATCCAATTCGTATTGCTATATAATTTTATTAACTCGATTGGATGTTCGCTCTTTCTCTACAACAAAAATTGTTTACCTTTCTTTTACAATCTCTAAAAAAATCTAAAAATCCTTCTATATCTACATGAGTAACAGTTTTTGTCTAATATCAACTTGAACATGATGATACATTTAAGCGAGACACTAGATCAGTGAAAATATCTTCTCTACAGGGAATAGTAAGACCTCCCATTGAATGCTCGAATCCAAATTCTTCCTCAGAGTGGCTTAACAGGTTCTGGAACTCAGGATGGTTCAAGTACGATATTGGGATCACAACTCTCTTCATTTCGCTTTCTCCGACATAAATGGCTAGATATCCCTTTGGAACATCTGCAGATCTTCCCTTTGATGAAGAACGTCTCAGCTTTTGTGTTGCGTTAATGAGTCCAGGCAAACGAAAACCCATAGCACAAAATAAAGTTTTTAATTTAATTTCAAGAAGCAAATCCAAAGAAGttctttcctttttctttttttcgtTCTGAAGTTGAGGCTTGTGAGAAGAATTGAGTGGTTCTATTTgtgaagttaaatgaatgtatatatatagatgCAATGAATGGAGTATATGCAAAAATTGTAATCTGATTAGTAGAGTGAATGGTGGAGATGCCTTTGCTATTCATTCACTAGGACCTCGCATGTGTGTTTGTCTTCCAACTAACTGTCAAAACTTTGTAAGTGGTTTTGAATAGGCATTTCCTTCTGGTCACTGAATAATTTACTGCAGACAAAACGATCATAAATGTTGTCCTCCATTTAGTACCATTAAAATTCTGTACAAAATTGGACATGTTGCAAGATAGCTGCTAACCACTTGATGAAGTTAGGCAAAAGAAAGACATGCATGGGACATCAAATGTGAGAAATCTGAGTTATGAGTATATACTAATTAATAACGGTTGTAGATAAACTGGTAGATTAATGGTACATTGAATGGCCCTCAAGTCTGGAACATGTTTAAGACAAATATTAACTGGTTAAAGCTTACAAAGTACTATTCTTTTCAATTATCAGCAGACATTAAGATTGAATTAGTTATCAATAATCTTGTCCAAATCCCCTAGTATTTCTCTTATCCACAATTATTTTCCTAAAGAAGGTCGCCACACATTCAATTTTTATCTTTATCCTAAAACTAAACCATACTCATAGTTGCATATGtcctacattttaatatatatatatatatatatatatcacacacaCTTATAGAAGAGAACCACAACAGCCTCACATATCATCTCTCTATTCGAATTCTAGTTTTTTTACTTTCTTCATCAACTTCTAAGTTACTAATAAACGAACAGCAAGGATGGCTATCCGTTTACCTGGTGTTAAAAACATTCTCCGAAAATCATGTTTCCATGTTCCTAAAGGCTATCTAGCTGTATATGTTGGCGAAAGTGAAAAGAAAAGATTTATTGTTCCGGTCTCAATTTTAAACCAACCTTCTTTTCAAGATCTACTATGCAAAGCCGAAGAAGAATATGGATTTCAACATCCCATGGGTGGCCTCACAATTCCTTGCAAAGAAGACATATTCATAGACATGGCatctcagttgaccatatcttaatGCGAGAGAATAGAGTAGAGTAGAGCAGAGTAGACTTTCTTCAACTCATAGTAGAGTGAGCTGACGAAACATTTTTGTTTATTTTGTACAAAAAGTTTCCCCCTCTTCGAATATGGGCTTAAACTTCTAATGCAGATTTTGTAATGCAATTTAATCAATATTATTTCACACCATACTCCTAGTCAAATTTCATGATCATCAATATTTTAAGCTAAGGTTCAGAACCTCCGGCATTCATTTCCAGTATTATGGACTATATCATACATAGACACGGAAATGTCTGACATGACATATTTGATAGACTGTGATGAACTGATCTCTACAGCAAGAGAGATAGCACAAGCACAATTCAAGATCAATTAAACTAGCTCTAAAGATTTGTAGCTAAAGAAATCTAATTtgcagaaaagaaaatcgatgattaCTGCCTCCATGTTGTTGGTTTGATGAGATTATACTTAAACTTGGTTAGACTCATAAGGTTTGGGGGTCTCCTAAATAAAACTAAGGCTAGATCGATTTAAGTGTTCCTAAATACCAATTATAGGAAAGCTTTTAAAATTGATACAAAATGGTGAAGAACTTGAATGCTTTTCTCTGAAATTTCATTCACAGCTCATAAGAGTAAAGTTTACAATTTAAGGACTTTATATATCAGTCCAAAAATAAATCTAGACATCATTAAACTGGAATTACAATTTTTGAAAAAAGGAAATACTATTGCTAACTTGTAAAAACAGGAGAAAAAGCAAAAGCAGAAATTTACTTTTGGGACCACAAGCTGATAAAATGCAACATAGCTCGATCCAATTTATATTTCTTGAGCACCACTTCTCTTCTTTGTTTTAAACTTTGTGGTAAAGTAAAAATGGTAACTTGCAACTATAAAAATCTTCTTCTTTAAATTGTAGATCAAGCTTCAAAATATCTTAAAAGTTGACTTTGGAGTTGACTTTTGTTCTAGACGTGATCAATGATGACAACCACTGTAGAAAGCTTCTAAATGCTCTAACCTAACTTCACTTCTTCATAAACTTAACTGGAAAATAAAATGGCTATAGGATTTGTTTGAATATCAACTGAAATGTCTAAGTACAATGGCCAATCTCATCTTCTCAAGCTAAAAACTTACAAAAACCTCCATAACAATTTTCAAATGCATAATGTAGCTTTACTGAATCGAAAGAAACAAGAAATCTAGCTAGCATACAAAATCTCCAATTTCTAGCAGTAAACTCAAGAACATAACTGATCTAACTTGCAGATTATTCATTACTAAGTAATTGGTAAAATTGATTTAACCATTCCATTTGCAGCATCCAATATAATGAATCTGGAACTTTGAATCGATTGTTTTCATCAACTACAACGAAAGAACGACTAAACCCTAGTTTATTCTTGACGGAAGCTAAAAACGGAAACTCTAAAACACTGTAGCAAGCTTTAAAAGGAAACCCTAGACTTCGAATTGGGCATTTTCATTTTAGAGAATTGTAGGTGAATTATCGGTAATATCGTTGATCGGTACGCTTCCCTGAGTCGATTTCATATTGTCCGGAGCTCCGATTATTCGTCGTCCGGCCACAGTGAAGTCAATTACATTCTCAGTCGACTGAACTTTAGAGTGTGTAGCGACGTCTTCCAGGTTTCTTTCAGCAGCAACAAGGTCCCTGACTTCTCCTCGATGTGCAGTTTGGTCCATTCCTGCAACAGTAATCTTCCTTTTCTCTGCATTCTTGAATCGATTTTGGGTCCATCATCGGCTGCCAGTTTCAGTCCAGAGTTGTTGTACTTCTTTTTGAACACCTCGAAAAAGACTTTTGCTGCTATCTTTCCCAATGTATTGCCTTGAAGCTCTGATTTCTTCTTTGCAAGCTTAGCTCTAGCTAAAATCTTCTTCTTCTTAGTTGATTCAGTTCTTAATTCAGTCTTTACATTGATCAAATTCTCCAACACTTCCTAATATGCTGGCCTCACGAAACAAGCAATCTCAACAATATCTAGAAGTTTCCCTCAAAGTGGAGTATGCAAAGGTGTTAAAAAAACCTAGTAAAAATAAAACTCTGTCATTTTTTTCGCGCCCTCTCATATCCGAGACTAGTTCTGTTTTTGCCTATTCGGCTGTTTAACATTTTTAAAGGTGTTTAATTGCTAGGTTCTCAGATTTGACTTGTTTAACTGCAGTAGATTTTGTTCAAAATTCTAATGCAAATGCTCTAATGTCCTAAATTCTAAAACAATATGGCATATGCATtagactttttttaaaaaaaaataaaaactcttAATTAAGGCTGATGAAAAAAACAGATTCAATTACTGTTCATCCGAGCTTAACCTTTTTCTCTCCGTTGAGGGCCTATGAGTGTATGATCACTAGCCGACTTTGTTCTAGGTAATCGTTACTTGGGATAATCAAAATGATCCTCCCTCAACTAACACATTTCCAACATCTGGCTCCTCCAACTTATATCGGAAGTTACTCCAAACCAACAGCAGGGAAAAAGCAATGTAAATGCACGAAGTGGAACTGTTTTGGATAGTTAGACAAGTGGAAGCCAAGAAAAATAGAAGATCGATTCTTTCATTGGAGTTAGGAGCAAAGCTGGGATGAACAATAATTCATTCAATTTAGTTTACATCAATTTTGTAATAATATTCAATATAAATTATTATGTTCAATCATTTTATAATACTTAAACACAAGTATAAATTTTATAGCTCAATTGCAAATGGACGTTCAAAGTAGTTGGTAAAAAAGGTTTTCAATAGCCTAATGACATTAAAAGGTTTTCAATATACAGGTAACGAGTATGAATAGTATGCGAATTGTTCATTCAGTGAAATCAGGATCAACAAGTAACATTGAATCTGCATTTTTGTTCAATTCACTAACTCCAATGGATCGATGCTCTTTTGTACAAAAAAATATGTTTACTATCTTCAACAATCTACAAATTTTCTAAAAGCCTTCTACCATCTACATGAGTAGATTTTTCCGTTTTCTATGGACTTTAACTTGATCCATTTAAGCGAGAAACTAGATCAGTGAAAACATCTTCTCTGCAAAGAATAGTAAGACCTCCCATTGGATGATCGAATCCAAATTCTTCCTCAGAGTGGCTTAAAAAGTTCTGGAACTCAACATGATTCAAGTATGATACTGGGATCATAACTCTCTTCATTTGGCTTTCTCCCACATAAACAGCTAGATATCCTTTTGGGACATCAGTGGATCTTCCCTTTGATGAAGAACGTCTCAGCTTTTGAGTTGCGTTGATGAGT from Rutidosis leptorrhynchoides isolate AG116_Rl617_1_P2 unplaced genomic scaffold, CSIRO_AGI_Rlap_v1 contig93, whole genome shotgun sequence harbors:
- the LOC139885290 gene encoding auxin-induced protein 15A-like, encoding MGFRLPGLINATQKLRRSSSKGRSTDVPKGYLAVYVGESQMKRVMIPVSYLNHVEFQNFLSHSEEEFGFDHPMGGLTILCREDVFTDLVSRLNGSS
- the LOC139885284 gene encoding auxin-responsive protein SAUR21-like, with protein sequence MAIRLPGVKNILRKSCFHVPKGYLAVYVGESEKKRFIVPVSILNQPSFQDLLCKAEEEYGFQHPMGGLTIPCKEDIFIDMASQLTIS